The genomic stretch CGAGGACTGGCTCACGGGCAGCTTCTGCTCGAGCTCGGCGACACGCCGTTCCAGTTCCTCAAGCCGTGCACGAGTGCGCACGAGCACCTGCGTTTGGGTATCGAATTCTTCGCGCGTCACCAGATCGAGCTTCGAGAACCCTTGCGACAGCATTGCGCGCACGTTGCGTTCGACATCTTTCGCCGGCGAGTTTTTGAACAGATCAGAGACGCGTGCCTGAAAGTCGTTGAACACGTCGTTTGGTTGTTTCATTTCAATCCCCTTATTGCACAAAAAATGTGCATATGACGTTGCGTGCGTGCCTCGCTACGCCGAATGATCGTTTCTGGTGCAGATTGCCTGCGCGCCCATTCGCGCATGGGCGCCTTTGGTGCGCACGCCTGCGGTCCAAGCCTGCGAACACTCTAGCAACGATCCCGATGGCGCGCCAGCGTGCATGGCCGCAACTGGCCATGCGGACAAGAAAACGCGCCAAGCCTTGTGCCACAAGCGTCGGCGAGAGTTTGCCATCAAATTGGCATGGACGTTGCTGTTACTGCCGCGCGCACCGGCGGGACGCCGCCAGGAGACGCGTCGTTGCTGGGCCGTTGAGGAGCAGTCGAAAGCAAGACGCAAGGCGAATGCAAGTCACGCAAACGGGTTGAGTCACTACAGCGAGGATTTCATGAAACTCATTACCGCAATCATCAAGCCGTTCAAGCTCGATGAGGCGCGCGAAGCCCTGTCGGCCATCGGCGTCTCAGGGATCACGGTAACGGAAGTCAAAGGGTTCGGCCGGCAGAAGGGCCACACGGAGTTGTATCGGGGAGCGGAGTACGTCGTCGACTTTCTGCCGAAGGTGAAGATCGAAGCCGCGGTGTCGGACGACATCGTCGACCAGGCGATCGAAGCGCTCGAGCGCGCGGCACGTACGGGCAAGATCGGCGACGGAAAGATTTTCGTCACGCCGATCGAACAGGTGATTCGTATTCGTACCGGCGAGACCGGCGCGGACGCACTGTAAAAAACAGCGACAAGAGGAAACTGAAGATGCGTAAATTATTGATGTCCCTGCTGATGGCCGGCTCGCTGCTGTCGGTCGGCATCGGTGCAGCCCTCGCGGACGACGCGTCGGCGCCTGCCGCGGCTTCCGCCCCGGACGCGACCGCGAGCGCGCCGGCTGCATCCGATGCAGCCGCAGCGCCCGCGGCGAGCGCACCTGCCGCCGACGCTTCCGCTGCACCGGCAGCCAGCGCCCCCGCCGACGCGTCGGCAGCGGCAGCCGCTTCGGACGCTGCGCCCGCCGCGCCGACCGCACCGTTCTCGGTCGATTCGTCGAAGATCAGCTCGGGCGACACGGCCTGGATGCTGACCTCCACGGCGCTCGTACTGTTCATGACGGTCCCCGGTCTCGCGCTCTTCTACGCCGGCATGGTCCGCAAGAAGAACGTGCTTGCCACGGTCATGCAGAGCTTCGCGATCACCGCGCTCGTCACAGTGATCTGGACGGTGCTCGGCTACAGCCTCGCGTTCACGCCGGGCGGCTCGTTCCTCGGCGGCTTCTCGCGCGTGATGCTGCACGGTATGGCATATATCAAGGGCGACAAAGCGACGACGCTGACGGTCAGCCACCTCGCGCCGACCATTCCGGAATCGGTCTACTTCGTCTATCAGATGACGTTCGCGATCATCACGCCGGCACTGATTACGGGCGCGTTTGCTGACCGGATGAAGTTCTCGGCAATGCTGATCTTCATGACCCTGTGGTCGATCATCGTCTACTCGCCGATCGCGCACATGGTCTGGGAGCCGACGGGCTGGCTGGCGACGGCAGGCATCCTCGACTTCGCGGGCGGCACGGTGGTGCACATCAACGCGGGTATCGCAGGTCTGGTTTGCTGTCTCGTGCTCGGCAAGCGCACGGGTTACGGCAAGGATTCGATGGCGCCGCACAACCTCGTGCTGACGATGATCGGTGCATCGATGCTGTGGGTAGGCTGGTTCGGCTTCAACGCGGGTTCGGCAGTCGCTGCTGACGGCCGTGCCGGTTTCGCGATGCTGACGACGCAGATTGCAACGGGCATTGCCGCACTGGGCTGGATGTTCGCCGAATGGATTGCGAAGGGTAAGCCGTCGGTGCTCGGTATCGCGTCGGGTGCTGTGGCCGGTCTGGTTGCAATTACGCCCGCTTCGGGTTTCGTCGGCGTGGGCGGCGCGCTCGCCATCGGTCTGATCGCAGGCGTGGTGTGCTTCTGGTCGGCAACGTGGCTCAAGCACAAGATGGGCTACGACGACTCGCTCGATGCGTTCGGCGTGCACTGCATCGGCGGTATCGTCGGCGCAATCCTGACGGGCGTGTTCGCCGTCAAGGATATCGGCGGCTTCGACGGCAGCGTTCTGCTCCAGGCGAAGGGCGTCGTGACGACGCTCGTATACAGCGGCGTGATCAGCTTCATTCTGCTGAAGATCATCGACATGACCATCGGCCTGCGCGTGACGGAAGAAGAAGAACGCGAAGGTCTGGACGTGATCCTGCACGGCGAACACGTCGAATAAGGCAAATTTCCCCGCGGACGGGGTCCCGAAAGGTACCAGCGCAGCGACTTTGGCCCGCCTTCACGGCGGGCTTTTTTCATGCCGCGGCCGTCCGCCGCAGCGTGCCGCGATCTTGTCTCACAAACAGCAGATTTTCCGGCTATCGTTCCTATAGGGAGAATGCATCTACCTACAACTTGCGAACGGAGAAAGCGTCCCCAAATGGGCAGGGCAATTGCTCTACAATCTTTTTTCTCCAGTCTGCGAGTGATCAATGGTTCCGCATTTAGTTACGGCGTTAAACGGCCCGCTGCTCGATCTCGAGCGGAAGATCCTCGACGCCACGCCTGCAATCGAACGCTGGTTCCGCCTCGAATGGCAGGAGCACACGCCGCCGTTCTATTGTTCGGTGGATCTGCGTAACGCCGGTTTCAAGCTCGCGCCCGTCGACACGAACCTCTTCCCCGGCGCGTTCAACAATCTGCCGCAGGAAACGTTGCCGCTGGCTGTGCAGGCGGCGATGGCGTCGATCGAAAAGATCTGCCCGGATGCGAAGAATCTGCTCGTGATTCCCGAGCGTCACACGCGCAATGCGTTCTACCTGGAGAATGTCGCGCGGCTCGCGACCATCATGCGTCAGGCGGGCCTGAACGTCCGCTTCGGCACGCTCGACGAGAACGTCGTCGGGCCCGTCACGATTGCGCTGTCGGACGGCCAGAAGATCGTGCTGGAGCCGCTGGAGCGCTCGGCGCGCCGCATCGGACTGAAGAATTTCGATCCGTGCTCGATCCTGTTGAACAACGATCTGTCGGGCGGCATTCCGTCCGTGCTGGAGAACCTGCACGAGCAATATGTGCTCCCGCCGCTGCACGCCGGCTGGGCCGTGCGCCGCAAGTCGACGCACTTCTCCTGCTATGACGACGTCGCGAAGAAGTTCGCGAAGTTGGTCGAGATCGACCCGTGGATGATCAATCCATACTTTGCACATGTCGAAGGCGTCGACTTCGAGGCGCGCACGGGCGAGGAAGCGCTCGCCGACGCGATCGACGGCGTGCTGAAGAAGATCGCGAAGAAATACCGCGAGTACGGCATTTCGGAACGGCCGTATGTCGTGATCAAGTCGGACGCGGGAACGTACGGGATGGGCGTGATGACCGTGCATGACGCGTCGGAGGTCGCCGCGCTCACGCAGGGCGAACGCACGAAAATGGCGACCACAAAGGAAGGGCTCGAAGTACATGACATGATCGTGCAGGAAGGCGTCTATACGTTTGAGCGGATCGGCGAGGAAGTGGCCGAGCCCGTCGTGTACATGATCGACCGGTATGTGGTGGGCGGGTTCTATCGCGTGCACGGCAGCCGCGAACGCGATCAGAACCTGAATGCGCCAGGCATGCATTTCGTGCCGCTCGGCTTCGAGCACACCGCGCTGCCGGATGCGCATGCGAAGCCGGGCGCCGCACCGCCCAACCGGTTCTACATGTACGGCGTGGTGGGGCGGCTCGGGCTGCTGGCGGCATCGGTGGAACTGGAGCGGACCGACCCGGAAGCGATCCAGGTCTGATCGCGCGCTGCCCACAAGGCGCGCGGGCACGCCGCGAGCAGCGGCGCGCGCTTCGCGTTAGGCTGCCGCTTCCGCGCCGAATGCGACAAGAACTTCGGCGGCAGCACGCGCGGGCGGATGCCCCTGCGACGCGTCTGCCTTTCGCTATAACGAACAATGTGCGGCCCGCGAGGGCGCATCAGGAACTTCATGGACATTCTCTTCATCGCCGACCCGCTTTCCCGCTTCAAGATCTACAAGGACTCGACCTACGCGATGATGGCTGAGGCTGCGAAGCGCGGCCACACGCTGTACGCGTGCGAGCCGCAGCATCTGGCGTGGACGGGCAGCGGGGTCGAGGCGGACGTGTATCGCTTCGAGATCGTCGGCGATCAGGCGGACGGTCATCGCGACGTGTGGCACGAGGCGCAGCCCGTCGAGGCGCGCACGCTCGCGAGTTTCGGCGCCGTGCTGATGCGCAAGGACCCGCCGTTCGACATGGAATATGTGACATCGACGTGGCTGCTCGAACTGGCCGAACGCGCGGGCGCACGGATCTTCAACAAGCCGCAGGCGATCCGGGATCACTCGGAAAAGATGGCGATCGGCGAGTTTGCGCAGTTCGTCGCACCGACGCTGGTCACGCGCGACCCCGCGCGTCTGCGTGCATTTCATGCCGAGCACAGCGATGTGATCCTGAAGCCGCTCGACGGCATGGGCGGCATGGGCGTGTTCCGCGTGAAGGCGGACGGCATGAACCTCGGCTCGATCGTCGAGATGCTGAGCCATGACGGTGCGCGTTCGGTGATGGCGCAGAAGTTCATCCCCGAAATCAAGGCGGGCGACAAGCGCATTCTGCTCATCGGCGGCGAGCCGGTGCCGTATTCCCTCGCGCGGATTCCGCAGGGCAGCGAGGTGCGCGGCAATCTCGCTGCGGGCGGCCTCGGCGTCGCACAACCGCTGACGGCGCGCGATCGCGAGATCGCCGAAGCGCTCGGGCCGGTGCTGAAGGCACGGGGGCTGCTGCTGGTCGGGCTCGACGCGATCGGCGACTGGCTGACGGAAGTGAACGTCACGAGCCCGACGTGCTTTCGCGAGATCATGGATCAAACGGGTTTCGATGTCGCGGCGATGTTCATCGATGCGCTAGAGCGCGCCGTCGGTTGAAGCGGCGTGGGTGCGCCGCCATGTTCTGCCGCGGAAGTCGCGCGATCGGCCAGCCAAGCGTGAAAAGACCGAAAGCGCGAAAATGAGGCTGATACAATGCCCCCTCCCCTGGAAGCAGCCCGCAAGGGCTCGCATGATCCGGCCCTTTGGCGGCCCGATCTCAGGTGAGTTCGATGGGCCTGTTTTCCTGTTCGCCGCGACAGGCCGTCCTCGGTCCTGAAGCGCGGCGCAACGGAACTCTGGCCGCGATTCTCGGGCGGTTCTCTGCAGCAAGGCTGACATGGCAGGCATTCTGATCATTGCGCACGCTCCCTTCGCCACCGCGCTACGCGAGTGTGTCGCTCATATTTACGGCGGCTTGCCCGCCCGCATCGGTGTGATCGACGTATCGGCGGATTGCGATCCGGCTCAGGTCGTCGCGTTCGCACATGCGGAGATCGACAGGCTGAAGGAAGAAAACGGCGCGCTCGTGCTGACGGACATGTTTGGGGCCACGCCTGCGAACATCGCGGGCCGGCTCGCGACGGTTCCCGATGTGCGCGTGCTGGCGGGCGTCAATCTGCCGATGCTGGTGCGCGCTGTCTGCTATCGCGCAACGCCGCTCGACGTACTGGTCGACAAGGCACTGGCCGGCGCGACAAAAGGCATTCACGCCGTCGGCCCGGCGACGCCGCCCGCGGCTTGCGTCATGAGCACGACCGATTGCATGCCCGACCAGGCGCTCGCCGAAACCTGCAAGACGGGCGCAGGAACCAGTTGCAATCGGAACGACGCGTGAACGTCGCGCGAAGCATGCTTTCTCCTCGATAACATCAACATCCCGCGCATCGGACCAACACATGCTGCAACAGGAAACGACTATCGTAAACAAGCTGGGCCTGCACGCACGCGCGTCGGCGAAGCTGACGCAACTGGCCGCCAACTTTCAGGCGGAAATCTGGATGAGCCGCAATGGCCGGCGCATCAACGCGAAGAGCATCATGGGCGTGATGATGCTGGCCGCGGGCATCGGCAGCACAGTGGTGATCGAGACGGAAGGCGCCGACGAAAAAGAAGCGATGGACGCGCTGCTTCAACTGATCGCCGACAAATTCGGCGAGGGACAATAAAAAATCCGCCGACGCATTCGTTTTGACTGGAAGACGCCGCGCGATGTCGCGGCGTTTTCTTTTGGCCGGCCGCATTCGCACGCTGGGGGCCTGTATCCTGGCGGTGCGGCTATGCTGCGCTGCACAGCACGGTTAACGGGACGGAATTTATAATGACCGTCGGGGTCTGAGAGCACTGCAGCGGTTTGCCGCGGCATCACACAACTAGAGGAGGTGCGCGTGTCCTTCACGCTGCATGGAATTCCCGTGTCACGCGGTATCGCCATCGGGCGGGCATATCTGATCGCCCCGGCTGCACTGGACGTCGACCACTATCTGATCGAGCCCTCGCAGATCGAGGGCGAGGTGGAGCGTTTTCGTGCGGCGCAGGCAGTCGTGCATCGGGAACTCGCCGAACTCCGCGCCGATCTCGCCGCGGACGCGCCCTCTGAAATGGGCGCCTTCATCGACGTGCATGCCATGATCCTGAACGACGCGATGCTCGTTCAGGAAACCATCGACCTCATCCGTACGCGCCGCTACAACGTGGAGTGGGCGCTGACCGAGCAGCTCGAACGTCTCACGCGCCACTTCGACGAAGTAGAAGACGAGTATCTGCGCGAGCGCAAGGCCGACATCGAACAGGTGGTCGAGCGCGTGCTGAAGGCGCTCGCGGGCGCGACGGGTGCGCTCGTCAATGGCATTCATGGGCGCTGCGACGAAATGATCGTCGTCGCGCACGACATCGCGCCCGCCGACATGATGCAGTTCAAGACGCAGACGTTCCAGGGCTTCGTGACGGATCTGGGCGGCCGTACCTCGCATACGGCGATCGTCGCGCGCAGTCTCGGCATTCCCGCGGCGGTCGGCGTGCAGCACGCAAGCGCACTGATCCGGCAGGATGATCTGATCATTGTCGACGGCGATCACGGCATCGTGATCGTCGATCCCGCGCCGATCGTGCTCGAAGAGTACTCCTACCGGCAGAGCGAAAAGGCGCTGGAAGCGCGCAAGCTGCAGCGCCTGAAGTTCTCGCCGACACAGACGGTGTGCGGCACGCGTATCGAGCTGTGCGCGAACATCGAATTGCCCGACGACGCGCAGGCCGCGCTCGACGCGGGCGCGACAGGGATCGGCCTGTTCCGCACCGAGTTTCTGTTCATGAACACGAAGGACCGGATGCCGGAGGAGGAAGAGCAGTTCGCCGCATACCGCCGCGCCGTCGAGTTGATGAACGGCATGCCCGTGACGATCCGCACGATCGACGTCGGCGCGGATAAGCCGCTCGAGTCGATCGGCGACGAGTTCGAGACGGCGCCCAACCCGGCGCTCGGTCTGCGCGCGATCCGTTGGAGCCTGTCCGAGCCGCACATGTTTCTCACGCAACTGCGCGCGATTCTCCGCGCATCGGCGTTCGGTTCGGTGAAGATCCTGATTCCGATGCTTGCGCACGCGCGCGAGATCGATCAGACGCTCGACCTCATTCAGGAAGCCAAGCGCCAGCTCGATGACGCGGGCCTCGCGTACGATCCGAACGTGCGCGTCGGCGCGATGATCGAGATTCCGGCGGCGGCGATCGCGTTGCCGCTGTTCCTGAAGCGGCTCGATTTCCTCTCGATCGGCACCAATGACCTGATCCAGTACACGCTCGCGATCGATCGCGCGGACAACGCAGTGGCGCATCTGTACGACCCGCTGCATCCCGCCGTTCTGCATTTGATCGCGTTTACGCTTCGCGAGGCGAAGCGTGCGGGTGTGCCGGTGTCGATCTGCGGAGAAATGGCGGGCGATCCGTCGCTCACGCGCCTGCTGCTCGGCATGGGACTGACGGAGTTCTCGATGCATCCGAGCCAGTTGCTGCTCGTGAAGCAGGAGGTGCTGCGCGCTCAGCTGAAGGCGCTGGAAAAGCCGGTTGCCGACGTGCTGGCCGCGTTCGAACCGGAAGAGGTGCAGTCAGCGCTGGAGCGGGTCGCACAGGCCTGACGTTCATGCCGACAGGCGCGCGGGGCGCGGTCGGCAGGCAATTTACTTTACGAACGATGCCGCTCGCCGCACACCGGGCAATCCGGCTGGCGCGCGATGCGCATCGTATTCCACTCCATCCTCAGCGAATCGAGCATCATCAGACGGCCCACTAGCGGCTCGCCGATGCCGGCGATTACGCGCAGCGCTTCCGCCGCCTGCATCGCGCCGATGATGCCGACCGTAGGCGCGAATACGCCCATCGTCGAACACGCCACTTCCTCGAACGGCTGGTCTTCCGGAAACACGCACGCGTAGCACGGCGAAGCGTCGCTGCGGAAATCGAAGGTGCTGATCTGGCCGTCGAAGCGCAGCGCCGCGCCCGACACGAGCGGCACGCCATGCTTCACGCACGCGCGGTTGATCGCGTGACGCGTCGCGAAGTTGTCCGTGCAGTCGAGCACGACGGCCGTGTGCGGCACTGTGCGATCGAGCCATGCGTCGTCGACGCGTTCGGGCACCGGATTCACGACGACATCGGGATTCAGTTGCGCGATGGTGTCGCGTCCCGATTCGACCTTCAACCGGCCGACCGACTTCGTCACATGCAGGATCTGCCGCTGCAGATTGGTGAGATCGACGGTATCGGCGTCGACCAGCGTGAGCGTGCCGACACCTGCGGCCGCGAGATACATTGCGGCCGGCGAACCGAGGCCACCCGCGCCGACGACGAGCGCATGCGC from Paraburkholderia phymatum STM815 encodes the following:
- a CDS encoding accessory factor UbiK family protein; translated protein: MKQPNDVFNDFQARVSDLFKNSPAKDVERNVRAMLSQGFSKLDLVTREEFDTQTQVLVRTRARLEELERRVAELEQKLPVSQSS
- a CDS encoding P-II family nitrogen regulator — translated: MKLITAIIKPFKLDEAREALSAIGVSGITVTEVKGFGRQKGHTELYRGAEYVVDFLPKVKIEAAVSDDIVDQAIEALERAARTGKIGDGKIFVTPIEQVIRIRTGETGADAL
- a CDS encoding ammonium transporter, coding for MRKLLMSLLMAGSLLSVGIGAALADDASAPAAASAPDATASAPAASDAAAAPAASAPAADASAAPAASAPADASAAAAASDAAPAAPTAPFSVDSSKISSGDTAWMLTSTALVLFMTVPGLALFYAGMVRKKNVLATVMQSFAITALVTVIWTVLGYSLAFTPGGSFLGGFSRVMLHGMAYIKGDKATTLTVSHLAPTIPESVYFVYQMTFAIITPALITGAFADRMKFSAMLIFMTLWSIIVYSPIAHMVWEPTGWLATAGILDFAGGTVVHINAGIAGLVCCLVLGKRTGYGKDSMAPHNLVLTMIGASMLWVGWFGFNAGSAVAADGRAGFAMLTTQIATGIAALGWMFAEWIAKGKPSVLGIASGAVAGLVAITPASGFVGVGGALAIGLIAGVVCFWSATWLKHKMGYDDSLDAFGVHCIGGIVGAILTGVFAVKDIGGFDGSVLLQAKGVVTTLVYSGVISFILLKIIDMTIGLRVTEEEEREGLDVILHGEHVE
- the gshA gene encoding glutamate--cysteine ligase, whose product is MVPHLVTALNGPLLDLERKILDATPAIERWFRLEWQEHTPPFYCSVDLRNAGFKLAPVDTNLFPGAFNNLPQETLPLAVQAAMASIEKICPDAKNLLVIPERHTRNAFYLENVARLATIMRQAGLNVRFGTLDENVVGPVTIALSDGQKIVLEPLERSARRIGLKNFDPCSILLNNDLSGGIPSVLENLHEQYVLPPLHAGWAVRRKSTHFSCYDDVAKKFAKLVEIDPWMINPYFAHVEGVDFEARTGEEALADAIDGVLKKIAKKYREYGISERPYVVIKSDAGTYGMGVMTVHDASEVAALTQGERTKMATTKEGLEVHDMIVQEGVYTFERIGEEVAEPVVYMIDRYVVGGFYRVHGSRERDQNLNAPGMHFVPLGFEHTALPDAHAKPGAAPPNRFYMYGVVGRLGLLAASVELERTDPEAIQV
- the gshB gene encoding glutathione synthase translates to MDILFIADPLSRFKIYKDSTYAMMAEAAKRGHTLYACEPQHLAWTGSGVEADVYRFEIVGDQADGHRDVWHEAQPVEARTLASFGAVLMRKDPPFDMEYVTSTWLLELAERAGARIFNKPQAIRDHSEKMAIGEFAQFVAPTLVTRDPARLRAFHAEHSDVILKPLDGMGGMGVFRVKADGMNLGSIVEMLSHDGARSVMAQKFIPEIKAGDKRILLIGGEPVPYSLARIPQGSEVRGNLAAGGLGVAQPLTARDREIAEALGPVLKARGLLLVGLDAIGDWLTEVNVTSPTCFREIMDQTGFDVAAMFIDALERAVG
- a CDS encoding PTS sugar transporter subunit IIA — encoded protein: MAGILIIAHAPFATALRECVAHIYGGLPARIGVIDVSADCDPAQVVAFAHAEIDRLKEENGALVLTDMFGATPANIAGRLATVPDVRVLAGVNLPMLVRAVCYRATPLDVLVDKALAGATKGIHAVGPATPPAACVMSTTDCMPDQALAETCKTGAGTSCNRNDA
- a CDS encoding HPr family phosphocarrier protein, which codes for MLQQETTIVNKLGLHARASAKLTQLAANFQAEIWMSRNGRRINAKSIMGVMMLAAGIGSTVVIETEGADEKEAMDALLQLIADKFGEGQ
- the ptsP gene encoding phosphoenolpyruvate--protein phosphotransferase, whose product is MSFTLHGIPVSRGIAIGRAYLIAPAALDVDHYLIEPSQIEGEVERFRAAQAVVHRELAELRADLAADAPSEMGAFIDVHAMILNDAMLVQETIDLIRTRRYNVEWALTEQLERLTRHFDEVEDEYLRERKADIEQVVERVLKALAGATGALVNGIHGRCDEMIVVAHDIAPADMMQFKTQTFQGFVTDLGGRTSHTAIVARSLGIPAAVGVQHASALIRQDDLIIVDGDHGIVIVDPAPIVLEEYSYRQSEKALEARKLQRLKFSPTQTVCGTRIELCANIELPDDAQAALDAGATGIGLFRTEFLFMNTKDRMPEEEEQFAAYRRAVELMNGMPVTIRTIDVGADKPLESIGDEFETAPNPALGLRAIRWSLSEPHMFLTQLRAILRASAFGSVKILIPMLAHAREIDQTLDLIQEAKRQLDDAGLAYDPNVRVGAMIEIPAAAIALPLFLKRLDFLSIGTNDLIQYTLAIDRADNAVAHLYDPLHPAVLHLIAFTLREAKRAGVPVSICGEMAGDPSLTRLLLGMGLTEFSMHPSQLLLVKQEVLRAQLKALEKPVADVLAAFEPEEVQSALERVAQA
- a CDS encoding HesA/MoeB/ThiF family protein, producing the protein MNDDQLLRYSRHILVDELGIEAQQRFLDAHALVVGAGGLGSPAAMYLAAAGVGTLTLVDADTVDLTNLQRQILHVTKSVGRLKVESGRDTIAQLNPDVVVNPVPERVDDAWLDRTVPHTAVVLDCTDNFATRHAINRACVKHGVPLVSGAALRFDGQISTFDFRSDASPCYACVFPEDQPFEEVACSTMGVFAPTVGIIGAMQAAEALRVIAGIGEPLVGRLMMLDSLRMEWNTMRIARQPDCPVCGERHRS